In the Gossypium raimondii isolate GPD5lz chromosome 9, ASM2569854v1, whole genome shotgun sequence genome, one interval contains:
- the LOC105799990 gene encoding protein SCAR2 isoform X1 — protein sequence MPLTRYQIRNEFSLADPELYRAADKDDPEALLEGVAMSGLVGVLRQLGDLAEFAAEIFHNLHEEVMVTAARGHALMGRVKQLEAEFPSIEKAFLSQTNHSFFFTNAGVDWHPNLRTEHNLITRGDLPRCVLDSYEECRGPPRLFLLDKFDVAGAGACLKRYTDPSFFKAEPDFPGIAPLEVQREKKARKVKKKGSRWRNGETPDFAQASHAKLHELFLEERIENAYNDPARLVKLKRRQLNESPLDSKSGKSYMEKFLETPPAQTKAVYEISGTPPLRLTLDNSSDSGPETLDISTVSPVKVSSQGKETTSSLSTVHEIVLKPSIEELNGEVIDREIMKGPEPTVNFKVRIPPSLLEVTTEEEIMLNGEGIEECNIYGDHSDDMTSEADKYIDALTTMESERDTDNDYRPENDIGFMDIGTYQTGSHANEEKLGVQGHSSDSQSDRISFVSDDGNSSMKKGRSSSTYSDTIDSLAKDMLSDGELAVEVLSSDRNCVAEIVEAPRIQLPTCSEMQCPSSDQVLLPKETFSGELCLPGLGEASYSSCLEDLNSTHILLDEVSSVANPLLEPQPEEVPSDIKTNSNLADNDGRKCLDDSSEVIFTDSSEKQVSLITLSTESQLVDELDRVDTTVSSDALPHLLNLLQVNPEERSGNDHLDEVLKTDFAGEICAENSVYQTIGSPTEEQHLCSTLADGERSSNSILSPEYLLVMKPINSASEVSDATVEADLKLEQITPMVDTSHICAINEQKFSDILHDDPKLEADLMEIGASYSEQQQNVDELFDATGGEETREFICSANVVEEDAIPCDLLYDYTDPLNLKDHVDFDDLATEHVHAESIAVPAAADGSADFGDGDTCQEGLESNEVVSQECLTELEAQEETNQVVGTPSDIDSTSCKSVSYGNFNLEDDIHYSSLAQPSKDSLNFVDLTTTPASSEFSDKESEPKYLSNPMESREDMVSSHTHHQLEKQSSSEPSLEPSSHIHTYQHDVERLHMVEDSSKRMRSLDHIDQEQCLQTSFEPSKDVYSSEPLSDFSEQSGKQDEQESSQYDLVHPAFGLQPEATKAIMEEMPPLPPLPPMQWRIGRVQHVSTAPQRELVEHGQRSFPMMPQYGTGEKTQIDLPTLEQGFEQSRNPFLPLVDGEERSVNVSDQLAADYMQPSPFSMHPATMDSNSNSQYSGICSDRAHSNPFLTLPTTSNENIEYGSLVIEGERVESSFSLPMPPTDATCGHIPVSLPEKEANCPSQFVLDTSSEGRTFQDPKQNFDQEHGNPPDVSVPIPTKKEEQVPTKVAEDLPTKVEEQFPTKVDEHPQHGLEASEGEKVQISNAIVQHGLAATDGETSQLTNTTLEHDLPTSEGEATCPSNTLGLIQVSEEGNSNGNPPVKLPRPRNPLIDAVAAHDKSKMRKATERIRPTTIPKVDERDSLLEQIRTKSFNLKPAAMTRPSVQGPKTNIRVAAILEKANAIRQALAGSDDDDDDEDGWSDS from the exons ATGCCGTTGACTAGGTACCAGATTAGGAACGAGTTCAGCTTGGCCGATCCGGAGCTATATAGAGCTGCCGACAAGGATGATCCCGAGGCTTTACTTGAAGGCGTAGCCATGTCTGGCCTTGTTGGTGTTTTACGCCAGCTCGGTGACCTCGCCGA GTTTGCTGCCGAGATATTCCACAACTTGCATGAGGAGGTAATGGTAACTGCTGCGAGAGGCCATGCTCTAATGGGCCGAGTTAAACAACTTGAAGCAGAATTCCCTTCCATCGAGAAGGCATTTTTATCacaaaccaatcattcatttttctttactaATGCAG GTGTTGACTGGCATCCTAATCTGCGAACTGAACATAATCTGATCACTCGTGGAGACTTACCTCGCTGTGTGCTGGATTCTTATGAGGAATGTAGGGGTCCACCacgtttgtttcttttggacAA ATTTGATGTTGCAGGTGCTGGGGCGTGTTTAAAGCGTTACACCGATCCATCATTCTTTAAAGCAGAACCAGATTTCCCTGGAATTGCACCATTAGAAGTTCAGAGAGAAAAGAAAGCGCGTAAAGTGAAG AAGAAAGGATCACGCTGGAGGAATGGAGAGACTCCAGATTTTGCACAAGCATCACATGCGAA ATTGCATGAGCTGTTTTTGGAGGAGCGTATTGAGAATGCTTACAATGACCCTGCCCGTCTTGTAAAACTGAAAAGAAGGCAATTGAATGAATCTCCACTTGACTCAAAATCGGGGAAAAGTTACATGGAGAAATTCCTGGAGACTCCACCAGCACAAACTAAAGCAGTTTATGAGATCTCTGGTACTCCACCTCTGAGGTTGACATTGGATAATTCTAGTGATTCGGGGCCCGAAACACTTGATATTAGCACAGTGAGTCCTGTAAAAGTTTCTTCACAAGGAAAGGAAACCACAAGTTCTTTATCTACTGTACATGAAATTGTCCTGAAACCATCCATTGAAGAGTTGAATGGAGAAGTCATTGATAGAGAGATTATGAAGGGGCCTGAACCAACAgttaatttcaaagttagaatCCCCCCTTCCCTTCTTGAAGTAACAACTGAAGAGGAGATAATGTTAAATGGAGAAGGCATAGAAGAATGCAATATATATGGGGACCATTCCGATGACATGACCAGTGAGGCTGACAAGTACATCGATGCACTTACTACAATGGAGTCTGAAAGGGATACAGACAATGACTATAGACCTGAGAATGATATTGGCTTCATGGATATTGGGACATATCAAACAGGTTCTCATGCAAACGAGGAAAAGCTTGGGGTCCAAGGCCATTCATCAGATTCTCAATCGGATAGGATCTCCTTTGTGTCTGATGATGGAAATAGCTCTATGAAGAAAGGAAGATCTAGTTCTACCTACTCTGATACTATCGACAGTCTGGCTAAAGATATGCTGTCAGATGGTGAATTAGCAGTTGAAGTGCTCTCTTCTGATAGAAACTGTGTTGCTGAGATTGTTGAGGCACCTCGCATCCAGCTTCCTACATGTTCGGAGATGCAATGTCCCAGTTCTGATCAGGTTTTGTTACCAAAAGAGACCTTTTCTGGTGAACTTTGCCTTCCTGGTCTTGGAGAGGCGTCTTATAGTTCATGTCTGGAAGATTTGAATTCTACGCATATTTTGTTGGATGAAGTAAGTTCAGTGGCAAATCCTTTGCTGGAGCCACAGCCTGAGGAAGTGCCCTCTGACATTAAAACTAATTCTAATTTGGCAGACAATGATGGTAGAAAATGTTTGGATGATTCTTCAGAAGTCATTTTCACTGATTCTTCTGAGAAACAGGTTTCTTTGATAACTCTTTCTACTGAAAGTCAGCTGGTAGATGAGTTGGACAGAGTAGACACAACTGTCTCTTCTGATGCTTTGCCACATTTATTGAACCTATTACAGGTTAATCCTGAAGAGAGAAGTGGCAATGATCATTTAGATGAAGTTCTTAAAACAGATTTTGCTGGAGAAATTTGTGCTGAAAATTCAGTCTACCAAACAATTGGCTCACCAACAGAGGAGCAGCACCTTTGTTCAACCTTGGCAGATGGAGAAAGAAGTTCAAACAGTATCCTATCACCTGAATATTTGCTTGTTATGAAGCCCATCAACTCAGCTTCTGAGGTCAGTGATGCTACTGTAGAAGCGGATCTCAAATTGGAGCAAATAACTCCTATGGTGGATACTTCACACATTTGTGCCATTAATGAACAGAAATTTTCAGACATATTACATGATGATCCAAAACTTGAGGCTGACCTAATGGAGATAGGAGCTTCATATTCTGAGCAGCAACAAAATGTTGATGAACTTTTTGATGCTACGGGGGGAGAAGAAACTAGGGAATTTATCTGCAGTGCAAATGTGGTGGAAGAAGATGCTATCCCTTGTGATCTACTATATGATTACACTGATCCTTTGAACCTCAAGGATCATGTGGATTTTGATGATCTGGCAACTGAACATGTTCATGCTGAAAGTATTGCAGTACCAGCCGCTGCTGATGGTTCTGCAGACTTTGGTGATGGAGATACATGTCAAGAAGGATTGGAATCTAATGAGGTTGTTTCTCAAGAATGTCTTACAGAGTTAGAGGCTcaagaagaaacaaatcaaGTGGTAGGTACTCCATCGGACATAGATTCCACTTCATGCAAATCAGTCTCATATGGCAATTTCAATTTAGAAGATGATATCCACTATTCATCTCTGGCTCAACCATCCAAAGATAGTTTAAATTTCGTTGATTTAACCACTACACCAGCTTCTTCAGAATTCAGTGATAAAGAGTCAGAGCCGAAATATTTGAGTAATCCAATGGAAAGTAGGGAAGACATGGTGTCTTCACATACCCATCACCAATTAGAAAAACAAAGTTCTTCAGAACCGTCATTAGAACCGTCTTCACATATCCATACTTATCAACATGATGTGGAAAGGCTGCACATGGTTGAAGATAGTTCAAAACGGATGCGATCTTTGGATCACATAGATCAGGAACAATGCTTGCAAACTTCTTTTGAGCCTTCCAAAGATGTGTATTCAAGCGAACCTTTGTCAGATTTTTCAGAACAATCAGGTAAGCAGGATGAACAAGAAAGTAGTCAATATGATCTTGTTCATCCTGCCTTTGGCCTGCAACCTGAGGCAACTAAAGCTATCATGGAGGAAATGCCACCATTGCCACCTCTTCCTCCAATGCAGTGGAGGATAGGGAGAGTTCAACATGTTTCTACGGCTCCTCAAAGGGAATTGGTAGAACATGGTCAGCGGTCATTCCCAATGATGCCACAATATGGAACTGGTGAGAAAACTCAAATTGATTTACCAACATTGGAGCAGGGTTTTGAACAATCCAGAAACCCATTTTTACCCCTTGTGGATGGTGAAGAGAGGTCTGTTAATGTGTCTGATCAATTGGCAGCTGATTACATGCAACCAAGTCCTTTCTCTATGCATCCGGCAACTATGGATAGCAACAGTAATAGCCAATACAGTGGTATCTGTTCCGATAGAGCACACTCAAATCCATTCTTAACATTACCCACAACATCTAATGAAAACATTGAATATGGTTCCCTTGTTATTGAGGGTGAAAGGGTAGAATCCAGTTTCTCATTGCCCATGCCACCTACTGATGCAACCTGTGGACATATCCCTGTATCTTTGCCTGAGAAAGAAGCAAACTGTCCTAGCCAGTTTGTACTGGATACAAGTTCAGAAGGTAGGACATTTCAGGAtcctaaacaaaattttgatcaaGAACATGGGAATCCTCCTGATGTATCTGTGCCCATACCAACTAAGAAAGAGGAGCAGGTTCCAACCAAGGTAGCAGAGGATCTTCCTACCAAAGTAGAGGAGCAGTTTCCAACCAAGGTAGATGAGCATCCTCAGCATGGTTTGGAAGCTTCTGAGGGAGAAAAGGTGCAGATATCAAATGCCATCGTTCAACATGGCTTGGCAGCCACAGATGGAGAAACTTCACAGTTAACAAATACAACTCTAGAGCATGATTTGCCAACTTCAGAGGGAGAGGCAACATGTCCATCAAATACGCTTGGTTTAATACAAGTTTCTGAAGAAGGCAACTCAAATGGGAATCCACCTGTTAAACTTCCTCGACCTCGCAATCCTCTCATTGATGCTGTTGCTGCTCATGACAAAAGCAAG ATGAGAAAGGCGACCGAGCGGATTCGACCTACAACCATTCCTAAGGTAGATGAGAGAGATTCATTGCTGGAACAGATACGAACCAAG TCATTCAACTTGAAGCCTGCAGCGATGACCAGACCTAGTGTTCAGGGTCCTAAAACCAACATAAGGGTTGCAGCAATCTTGGAGAAAGCAAATGCAATTCGCCAG GCATTGGCTGgaagtgatgatgatgatgatgatgaagatggtTGGAGTGATTCTTGA
- the LOC105799990 gene encoding protein SCAR2 isoform X2, producing MPLTRYQIRNEFSLADPELYRAADKDDPEALLEGVAMSGLVGVLRQLGDLAEFAAEIFHNLHEEVMVTAARGHALMGRVKQLEAEFPSIEKAFLSQTNHSFFFTNAGVDWHPNLRTEHNLITRGDLPRCVLDSYEECRGPPRLFLLDKFDVAGAGACLKRYTDPSFFKAEPDFPGIAPLEVQREKKARKVKKGSRWRNGETPDFAQASHAKLHELFLEERIENAYNDPARLVKLKRRQLNESPLDSKSGKSYMEKFLETPPAQTKAVYEISGTPPLRLTLDNSSDSGPETLDISTVSPVKVSSQGKETTSSLSTVHEIVLKPSIEELNGEVIDREIMKGPEPTVNFKVRIPPSLLEVTTEEEIMLNGEGIEECNIYGDHSDDMTSEADKYIDALTTMESERDTDNDYRPENDIGFMDIGTYQTGSHANEEKLGVQGHSSDSQSDRISFVSDDGNSSMKKGRSSSTYSDTIDSLAKDMLSDGELAVEVLSSDRNCVAEIVEAPRIQLPTCSEMQCPSSDQVLLPKETFSGELCLPGLGEASYSSCLEDLNSTHILLDEVSSVANPLLEPQPEEVPSDIKTNSNLADNDGRKCLDDSSEVIFTDSSEKQVSLITLSTESQLVDELDRVDTTVSSDALPHLLNLLQVNPEERSGNDHLDEVLKTDFAGEICAENSVYQTIGSPTEEQHLCSTLADGERSSNSILSPEYLLVMKPINSASEVSDATVEADLKLEQITPMVDTSHICAINEQKFSDILHDDPKLEADLMEIGASYSEQQQNVDELFDATGGEETREFICSANVVEEDAIPCDLLYDYTDPLNLKDHVDFDDLATEHVHAESIAVPAAADGSADFGDGDTCQEGLESNEVVSQECLTELEAQEETNQVVGTPSDIDSTSCKSVSYGNFNLEDDIHYSSLAQPSKDSLNFVDLTTTPASSEFSDKESEPKYLSNPMESREDMVSSHTHHQLEKQSSSEPSLEPSSHIHTYQHDVERLHMVEDSSKRMRSLDHIDQEQCLQTSFEPSKDVYSSEPLSDFSEQSGKQDEQESSQYDLVHPAFGLQPEATKAIMEEMPPLPPLPPMQWRIGRVQHVSTAPQRELVEHGQRSFPMMPQYGTGEKTQIDLPTLEQGFEQSRNPFLPLVDGEERSVNVSDQLAADYMQPSPFSMHPATMDSNSNSQYSGICSDRAHSNPFLTLPTTSNENIEYGSLVIEGERVESSFSLPMPPTDATCGHIPVSLPEKEANCPSQFVLDTSSEGRTFQDPKQNFDQEHGNPPDVSVPIPTKKEEQVPTKVAEDLPTKVEEQFPTKVDEHPQHGLEASEGEKVQISNAIVQHGLAATDGETSQLTNTTLEHDLPTSEGEATCPSNTLGLIQVSEEGNSNGNPPVKLPRPRNPLIDAVAAHDKSKMRKATERIRPTTIPKVDERDSLLEQIRTKSFNLKPAAMTRPSVQGPKTNIRVAAILEKANAIRQALAGSDDDDDDEDGWSDS from the exons ATGCCGTTGACTAGGTACCAGATTAGGAACGAGTTCAGCTTGGCCGATCCGGAGCTATATAGAGCTGCCGACAAGGATGATCCCGAGGCTTTACTTGAAGGCGTAGCCATGTCTGGCCTTGTTGGTGTTTTACGCCAGCTCGGTGACCTCGCCGA GTTTGCTGCCGAGATATTCCACAACTTGCATGAGGAGGTAATGGTAACTGCTGCGAGAGGCCATGCTCTAATGGGCCGAGTTAAACAACTTGAAGCAGAATTCCCTTCCATCGAGAAGGCATTTTTATCacaaaccaatcattcatttttctttactaATGCAG GTGTTGACTGGCATCCTAATCTGCGAACTGAACATAATCTGATCACTCGTGGAGACTTACCTCGCTGTGTGCTGGATTCTTATGAGGAATGTAGGGGTCCACCacgtttgtttcttttggacAA ATTTGATGTTGCAGGTGCTGGGGCGTGTTTAAAGCGTTACACCGATCCATCATTCTTTAAAGCAGAACCAGATTTCCCTGGAATTGCACCATTAGAAGTTCAGAGAGAAAAGAAAGCGCGTAAAGTGAAG AAAGGATCACGCTGGAGGAATGGAGAGACTCCAGATTTTGCACAAGCATCACATGCGAA ATTGCATGAGCTGTTTTTGGAGGAGCGTATTGAGAATGCTTACAATGACCCTGCCCGTCTTGTAAAACTGAAAAGAAGGCAATTGAATGAATCTCCACTTGACTCAAAATCGGGGAAAAGTTACATGGAGAAATTCCTGGAGACTCCACCAGCACAAACTAAAGCAGTTTATGAGATCTCTGGTACTCCACCTCTGAGGTTGACATTGGATAATTCTAGTGATTCGGGGCCCGAAACACTTGATATTAGCACAGTGAGTCCTGTAAAAGTTTCTTCACAAGGAAAGGAAACCACAAGTTCTTTATCTACTGTACATGAAATTGTCCTGAAACCATCCATTGAAGAGTTGAATGGAGAAGTCATTGATAGAGAGATTATGAAGGGGCCTGAACCAACAgttaatttcaaagttagaatCCCCCCTTCCCTTCTTGAAGTAACAACTGAAGAGGAGATAATGTTAAATGGAGAAGGCATAGAAGAATGCAATATATATGGGGACCATTCCGATGACATGACCAGTGAGGCTGACAAGTACATCGATGCACTTACTACAATGGAGTCTGAAAGGGATACAGACAATGACTATAGACCTGAGAATGATATTGGCTTCATGGATATTGGGACATATCAAACAGGTTCTCATGCAAACGAGGAAAAGCTTGGGGTCCAAGGCCATTCATCAGATTCTCAATCGGATAGGATCTCCTTTGTGTCTGATGATGGAAATAGCTCTATGAAGAAAGGAAGATCTAGTTCTACCTACTCTGATACTATCGACAGTCTGGCTAAAGATATGCTGTCAGATGGTGAATTAGCAGTTGAAGTGCTCTCTTCTGATAGAAACTGTGTTGCTGAGATTGTTGAGGCACCTCGCATCCAGCTTCCTACATGTTCGGAGATGCAATGTCCCAGTTCTGATCAGGTTTTGTTACCAAAAGAGACCTTTTCTGGTGAACTTTGCCTTCCTGGTCTTGGAGAGGCGTCTTATAGTTCATGTCTGGAAGATTTGAATTCTACGCATATTTTGTTGGATGAAGTAAGTTCAGTGGCAAATCCTTTGCTGGAGCCACAGCCTGAGGAAGTGCCCTCTGACATTAAAACTAATTCTAATTTGGCAGACAATGATGGTAGAAAATGTTTGGATGATTCTTCAGAAGTCATTTTCACTGATTCTTCTGAGAAACAGGTTTCTTTGATAACTCTTTCTACTGAAAGTCAGCTGGTAGATGAGTTGGACAGAGTAGACACAACTGTCTCTTCTGATGCTTTGCCACATTTATTGAACCTATTACAGGTTAATCCTGAAGAGAGAAGTGGCAATGATCATTTAGATGAAGTTCTTAAAACAGATTTTGCTGGAGAAATTTGTGCTGAAAATTCAGTCTACCAAACAATTGGCTCACCAACAGAGGAGCAGCACCTTTGTTCAACCTTGGCAGATGGAGAAAGAAGTTCAAACAGTATCCTATCACCTGAATATTTGCTTGTTATGAAGCCCATCAACTCAGCTTCTGAGGTCAGTGATGCTACTGTAGAAGCGGATCTCAAATTGGAGCAAATAACTCCTATGGTGGATACTTCACACATTTGTGCCATTAATGAACAGAAATTTTCAGACATATTACATGATGATCCAAAACTTGAGGCTGACCTAATGGAGATAGGAGCTTCATATTCTGAGCAGCAACAAAATGTTGATGAACTTTTTGATGCTACGGGGGGAGAAGAAACTAGGGAATTTATCTGCAGTGCAAATGTGGTGGAAGAAGATGCTATCCCTTGTGATCTACTATATGATTACACTGATCCTTTGAACCTCAAGGATCATGTGGATTTTGATGATCTGGCAACTGAACATGTTCATGCTGAAAGTATTGCAGTACCAGCCGCTGCTGATGGTTCTGCAGACTTTGGTGATGGAGATACATGTCAAGAAGGATTGGAATCTAATGAGGTTGTTTCTCAAGAATGTCTTACAGAGTTAGAGGCTcaagaagaaacaaatcaaGTGGTAGGTACTCCATCGGACATAGATTCCACTTCATGCAAATCAGTCTCATATGGCAATTTCAATTTAGAAGATGATATCCACTATTCATCTCTGGCTCAACCATCCAAAGATAGTTTAAATTTCGTTGATTTAACCACTACACCAGCTTCTTCAGAATTCAGTGATAAAGAGTCAGAGCCGAAATATTTGAGTAATCCAATGGAAAGTAGGGAAGACATGGTGTCTTCACATACCCATCACCAATTAGAAAAACAAAGTTCTTCAGAACCGTCATTAGAACCGTCTTCACATATCCATACTTATCAACATGATGTGGAAAGGCTGCACATGGTTGAAGATAGTTCAAAACGGATGCGATCTTTGGATCACATAGATCAGGAACAATGCTTGCAAACTTCTTTTGAGCCTTCCAAAGATGTGTATTCAAGCGAACCTTTGTCAGATTTTTCAGAACAATCAGGTAAGCAGGATGAACAAGAAAGTAGTCAATATGATCTTGTTCATCCTGCCTTTGGCCTGCAACCTGAGGCAACTAAAGCTATCATGGAGGAAATGCCACCATTGCCACCTCTTCCTCCAATGCAGTGGAGGATAGGGAGAGTTCAACATGTTTCTACGGCTCCTCAAAGGGAATTGGTAGAACATGGTCAGCGGTCATTCCCAATGATGCCACAATATGGAACTGGTGAGAAAACTCAAATTGATTTACCAACATTGGAGCAGGGTTTTGAACAATCCAGAAACCCATTTTTACCCCTTGTGGATGGTGAAGAGAGGTCTGTTAATGTGTCTGATCAATTGGCAGCTGATTACATGCAACCAAGTCCTTTCTCTATGCATCCGGCAACTATGGATAGCAACAGTAATAGCCAATACAGTGGTATCTGTTCCGATAGAGCACACTCAAATCCATTCTTAACATTACCCACAACATCTAATGAAAACATTGAATATGGTTCCCTTGTTATTGAGGGTGAAAGGGTAGAATCCAGTTTCTCATTGCCCATGCCACCTACTGATGCAACCTGTGGACATATCCCTGTATCTTTGCCTGAGAAAGAAGCAAACTGTCCTAGCCAGTTTGTACTGGATACAAGTTCAGAAGGTAGGACATTTCAGGAtcctaaacaaaattttgatcaaGAACATGGGAATCCTCCTGATGTATCTGTGCCCATACCAACTAAGAAAGAGGAGCAGGTTCCAACCAAGGTAGCAGAGGATCTTCCTACCAAAGTAGAGGAGCAGTTTCCAACCAAGGTAGATGAGCATCCTCAGCATGGTTTGGAAGCTTCTGAGGGAGAAAAGGTGCAGATATCAAATGCCATCGTTCAACATGGCTTGGCAGCCACAGATGGAGAAACTTCACAGTTAACAAATACAACTCTAGAGCATGATTTGCCAACTTCAGAGGGAGAGGCAACATGTCCATCAAATACGCTTGGTTTAATACAAGTTTCTGAAGAAGGCAACTCAAATGGGAATCCACCTGTTAAACTTCCTCGACCTCGCAATCCTCTCATTGATGCTGTTGCTGCTCATGACAAAAGCAAG ATGAGAAAGGCGACCGAGCGGATTCGACCTACAACCATTCCTAAGGTAGATGAGAGAGATTCATTGCTGGAACAGATACGAACCAAG TCATTCAACTTGAAGCCTGCAGCGATGACCAGACCTAGTGTTCAGGGTCCTAAAACCAACATAAGGGTTGCAGCAATCTTGGAGAAAGCAAATGCAATTCGCCAG GCATTGGCTGgaagtgatgatgatgatgatgatgaagatggtTGGAGTGATTCTTGA